One window from the genome of Vidua chalybeata isolate OUT-0048 chromosome 3, bVidCha1 merged haplotype, whole genome shotgun sequence encodes:
- the FAM89A gene encoding protein FAM89A: MSGPGLPGPGGGAGLPPLPKSLSGLLNSSSSGGGGQGGRWRDLERLYAQKSRIQDELSGGGRGSPRPPKPPNLDAALALLRKEMVGLRQLDMSLLCQLYSLYESIQEYKGACQADSNADCSYALENGFFDEEEEYF; this comes from the exons ATGAgcgggccggggctgccggggcccggcggcggcgcggggctgcCGCCGCTGCCCAAGAGCCTGAGCGGGCTGCTGAACTCCTCGTCctcgggcggcggcggccagGGCGGGCGCTGGCGGGACCTGGAGCGGCTCTACGCGCAGAAGTCCCGCATCCAGGACGAGCtgagcggcggcggccggggctcGCCGCGCCCGCCTAAGCCTCCCAACCTGGACGCGGCGCTGGCCCTGCTCCGCAAGGAGATG GTTGGCCTTCGGCAGCTGGATATGTCATTGCTGTGTCAGCTCTACTCCCTGTACGAATCCATTCAAGAATACAAAGGTGCCTGCCAAGCTGACTCTAACGCAGACTGCTCGTATGCCCTGGAAAACGGATTTTTTGATGAAGAGGAGGAATACTTCTAA